A region from the Benincasa hispida cultivar B227 chromosome 8, ASM972705v1, whole genome shotgun sequence genome encodes:
- the LOC120083246 gene encoding LRR receptor-like serine/threonine-protein kinase GHR1: protein MRALRILVVSLLLVSAMAQLPSQDILALLEFKKGIKHDPTGFVVSSWNEESIDFDGCPSSWNGIVCNSGSVAGVVLDNLGLSADVDLNVFSNLTKLAKLSLSNNSITGKMPDNIAEFQSLEFLDISNNLFSSSLPEGIGKLTSLQNLSLAGNNFSGNIDPIADLQSILSLDLSRNSFSGSLPTALTKLTNLVYLDLSFNSFTKRIPKGFELLSELEVLDLHGNMLDGTLDVQFFTLSGATHVDFSNNMLTSSDKEHGKFLPRLSDSIKHLNLSHNQLTGSLVNGGEVSLFENLKTLDLSYNQLSGELPGFSFVYDLQILKLSNNRFSGDIPNNLLKGDASVLTELDLSANNLSGSVSMITSTTLRVLNLSSNQLTGELPLLTGSCVVLDLSNNKFEGNLTRIIKWGNLEFLDLSQNLLTGPIPDVTPQFLRLNFLNLSHNTLSSSLPSAITKYPKLQVLDLSFNQFNGPLLADLLTISTLEELYLESNLLSGAVKFLLPSPGQANLEVLDLSHNQLNGYFPDEFISLTGLTMLNIAGNNFSGSLPTSMSDLSALISLDISQNHFTGPLPSNLSSDIQNFNVSSNDLSGTVPENLRKFPRSSFYPGNSRLILPNSPGSSNNPDGKSGRKKMNTIVKVIIIVSCVIALVIIILLAIFFHYICISRKNPPELASTKDTHRRSSLSSSGIGGTGAGSNLVVSAEDLVTSRKGSSSEIISPDEKLAAGTGFSPAKNSHFSWSPESGDSFTAENLARLDVRSPDRLVGELHFLDDSISLTPEELSRAPAEVLGRSSHGTSYRATLESGMFLTVKWLREGVAKQRKEFAKEAKKFANIRHPNVVGLRGYYWGPTQHEKLILSDYISPGSLAVFLYDRPGRKGPLTWAQRLKIAVDIARGLNYLHFDRAVPHGNLKATNVLLDGADLNARVADYCLHRLMTHAGTIEQILDAGVLGYRAPELAASKKPQPSFKSDVYAFGVILLELLTGRCAGDVISGEEGGVDLTDWVRLRVAEGRGSDCFDTLLLPEMSNAAAEKGMKEVLGIALRCIRTVSERPGIKTIYEDLSSI, encoded by the exons TTCCTTGTCGAACAACTCGATAACAGGGAAGATGCCAGACAATATAGCTGAGTTTCAAAGTCTAGAGTTTCTTGATATTTCGAATAACCTTTTTTCTTCATCCTTACCAGAGGGGATTGGTAAGTTAACTAGCTTGCAGAACCTATCATTGGCTGGCAACAACTTCTCGGGTAATATTGATCCAATTGCTGATCTTCAATCAATCCTATCACTGGATTTGAGTCGTAACTCGTTTTCTGGCTCTCTGCCTACAGCATTGACTAAACTGACAAACTTGGTATATCTAGATCTATCTTTCAATAGTTTTACTAAGAGGATTCCAAAGGGTTTTGAGCTCCTTTCAGAGCTTGAGGTGCTTGACTTGCATGGTAATATGCTTGATGGCACACTAGATGTCCAGTTTTTCACTTTGTCTGGTGCCACTCATGTTGACTTCAGTAACAACATGCTAACGAGCTCTGACAAGGAGCATGGGAAGTTTTTGCCTCGACTTTCTGATTCCATCAAGCATTTAAACCTAAGTCACAACCAGCTTACTGGATCATTGGTTAATGGAGGCGAGGTATCACTGTTTGAAAACTTGAAAACGTTGGATTTAAGTTACAATCAGCTTTCAGGAGAGCTACCTGGTTTTAGTTTTGTGTATGATCTCCAAATCTTGAAACTGAGCAACAATAGATTTTCTGGAGATATTCCTAATAACCTATTAAAAGGAGATGCTTCAGTTTTAACTGAACTGGATTTGAGCGCCAACAATCTTTCAG GGTCAGTAAGTATGATCACATCAACCACCTTACGCGTCCTCAATTTGTCGTCCAATCAGCTTACTGGTGAACTTCCATTGCTGACTGGAAGTTGTGTTGTGCTTGATCTCTCAAACAACAAATTTGAGGGAAATTTAACGAGGATCATAAAGTGGGGGAACCTTGAATTCCTTGATCTCAGTCAGAATCTTTTGACAGGGCCAATACCTGACGTAACTCCACAGTTCTTGCGGTTAAATTTTCTAAACTTGTCCCATAATACTCTGAGTAGTTCACTCCCGAGTGCTATTACCAAGTATCCGAAGCTTCAAGTCCTTGATCTGAGCTTTAACCAGTTTAATGGACCTTTGTTGGCTGATTTGCTCACAATCTCCACTTTGGAAGAGCTCTATCTGGAAAGTAATTTACTCAGCGGCGCTGTTAAGTTCTTGCTTCCTTCCCCAGGTCAAGCTAACCTTGAGGTTCTCGATCTTTCTCATAATCAGCTCAATGGCTATTTTCCTGAtgaatttatatctttaactgGCCTTACAATGCTGAATATTGCTGGAAACAATTTTTCTGGATCCTTGCCTACGTCTATGTCCGATCTGAGTGCATTGATCTCATTAGATATATCACAAAATCATTTCACAGGTCCCCTTCCAAGCAACTTGTCAAGTGATATTCAGAACTTCAATGTTTCATCTAATGATCTTTCGGGAACTGTCCCTGAAAATCTGAGAAAATTTCCACGTTCTTCATTCTATCCTGGAAATTCTAGACTGATTCTTCCAAATAGTCCTGGATCAAGCAATAATCCAGATGGTAAATCagggagaaagaaaatgaacacaattgtaaaagtaataataattgTCTCATGTGTGATTGCATTGGTTATTATTATCCTCCTTGCTATTTTCTTTCATTACATCTGCATATCAAGGAAAAATCCTCCTGAGCTTGCCAGTACTAAGGACACTCATAGACGTAGTTCTCTAAGCTCCTCCGGCATTGGTGGAACTGGAGCCGGTAGCAATCTGGTTGTTTCAGCTGAGGACCTTGTGACTTCAAGGAAAGGGTCATCATCTGAGATAATCAGCCCCGATGAGAAACTAGCAGCAGGAACTGGTTTCTCCCCAGCGAAGAACAGTCATTTCTCTTGGTCACCTGAATCAGGCGATTCATTTACTGCTGAAAACCTTGCAAGACTGGATGTGAGATCACCTGATCGTTTGGTTGGTGAACTTCATTTTCTTGACGATTCAATCTCATTGACACCAGAGGAACTATCAAGAGCTCCAGCTGAAGTGTTAGGGAGAAGCAGCCATGGAACTTCTTACAGGGCAACACTAGAGAGTGGGATGTTCTTGACGGTTAAGTGGTTGAGAGAAGGTGTAGCGAAGCAGAGAAAGGAATTTGCTAAGGAGGCTAAAAAGTTTGCAAATATCAGGCATCCGAACGTCGTTGGCTTAAGAGGGTATTATTGGGGGCCTACACAGCATGAGAAGCTCATTCTTTCGGACTATATCTCACCTGGAAGCCTTGCAGTCTTTCTATATG ATCGCCCGGGAAGAAAAGGTCCTTTGACATGGGCTCAAAGGCTCAAGATAGCCGTTGATATAGCACGTGGCCTGAACTATCTCCATTTCGATCGAGCTGTTCCACACGGGAATCTTAAAGCAACAAATGTACTACTAGATGGAGCAGACCTGAATGCTCGAGTAGCTGATTATTGCCTTCATCGCCTCATGACTCATGCTGGCACCATTGAACAAATTCTCGACGCTGGGGTCTTAGGCTACCGCGCCCCAGAGTTGGCAGCTTCCAAGAAGCCACAGCCCTCCTTCAAGTCTGATGTCTATGCATTTGGAGTGATACTTTTGGAACTTCTAACTGGAAGATGTGCCGGTGATGTGATCTCTGGTGAAGAGGGAGGAGTTGATCTAACAGATTGGGTGCGTTTACGGGTGGCCGAAGGGCGGGGCTCTGACTGTTTCGATACCTTATTATTACCCGAAATGAGCAATGCAGCAGCAGAGAAGGGTATGAAGGAGGTGCTCGGTATAGCTTTACGATGTATTCGAACGGTATCCGAAAGACCAGGTATCAAGACTATATATGAAGATCTTTCCTCCATATAG